The proteins below come from a single Acidimicrobiales bacterium genomic window:
- a CDS encoding sulfatase-like hydrolase/transferase, which produces MTEFKGTIGRTLADSEPDYMEPPHPGEDAPNVVIVLLDDTGFAQLGCYGSDIDTPSVDALAADGVQFTNFHVTPLCSPTRAALLTGRSQHAVGLRGVSNWRTGFPHQLGHISNSASTIAEVLHAEGYATFCAGKWHLAPTEDTSAAGPFDQWPLGRGFDRFYGFLEGETDQFHPELVRDNTHIDPPSTPQDGYHLSEDLV; this is translated from the coding sequence TGGCGGACTCCGAGCCGGACTACATGGAGCCACCCCACCCAGGTGAGGACGCACCCAACGTGGTGATCGTGCTTCTTGACGACACAGGCTTCGCCCAACTCGGCTGCTACGGCTCCGACATCGACACCCCCAGTGTGGACGCGCTCGCTGCTGACGGCGTGCAGTTCACGAACTTCCACGTGACACCACTGTGCTCGCCGACGCGTGCGGCCTTGCTGACCGGTAGGTCCCAGCACGCAGTGGGACTGCGAGGCGTTTCCAACTGGCGCACCGGGTTCCCGCACCAGCTGGGCCACATCTCGAACTCGGCGTCCACCATCGCAGAGGTACTCCATGCCGAGGGGTACGCCACCTTCTGCGCCGGAAAGTGGCACCTGGCGCCGACGGAGGACACTTCAGCGGCCGGGCCATTTGACCAGTGGCCGCTAGGGCGCGGTTTCGACCGGTTCTACGGATTCCTGGAGGGCGAGACCGACCAGTTCCATCCCGAACTCGTCCGCGACAACACACACATTGATCCGCCGTCAACCCCCCAGGATGGCTACCACCTCAGCGAAGACCTAGTC